Genomic segment of Gasterosteus aculeatus chromosome 4, fGasAcu3.hap1.1, whole genome shotgun sequence:
CCAACCTCattctttacctttttttacgTGCTAATATGCTGGTGTCTTTGAATGTCTTTCCCAGGTCGATGTTGGATGGACGCCTTAGAGCTAGCCCTGAAGTGTTCCAGCCTGCTGAAAAGGACCATGATCCGCGAGGGGAAAGAAGACATGAGCACAGTAGCCACTGGTGGAGAGCACTCTATTAATTTCTACAGCCTCCTCAGAGCCCACAACATCCATGGTTTCCAGTGAGTACAAAACAAATCCAAGGCAACACTATTCCCCCTTGGcttttatattaaaatgtaacattatGTTGTGAACATCCTTGCACACGATCTGCCCTCTCCTGCAGGTTCAATGACAGCGACCACCTGAAAGACCCTGACCTGTACTCAGACAAGTCGGACAGGGAGGGTGAACAGGACCACGAGGAGTCCGACCCAGAAGGCCTGGAAAAGAGTGAGGAGAGTGACAGCGACACTTCAGAGCGCCAGGACGACTCTTACATCGACCTGGACCCTAACGAGCTTCTGCGGGAAACCCCGTACCTGGAACAGTCCCATGAGGAACTTGGAGAGGTAGAGGACAAAGTTTGCATGCAAAGCCTTTaataattattacattttgcAGCAGCACTCCACACTCAAAGGATCTCTTACGGGCAGTTTCATCTTTAGCTTGAATTAAAACCAGCTAAATGCTATTTTCTTCTAAGGTTTTCTTGCGTAATGaggtgaaaatgtattttacgtTTTCCTACACTATTACTAAAGCTGTAACTTGAACAGGCTTTGATCTGTATGGGTTTGCCGTGGGTGGGTGACTGCACAGGACCCACGGTAAGTTTGACAGCgcaataatttaaaaaagtactGAACCCGAGGACTAATGTTTATATTTGTAAGCTGCAAGCAGTCAAGCTTCACGGAACTGCCTGTGCAAACCCTTTGCACTTTGACCTGTTCAACCCGCTTTGAGATGTCTGCCGTAGTAAAATACATAACCTTTTAATCCTTATACTTATCTCCTTCTCCAGGCTGGGGAGGCTGCCCAGACAGAGACGGTATCAGAGGAGAATAAATCTCTGATCTGGACTCTGCTGAAGCAGGTGCGGCCCGGCATGGATCTCTCTAAGGTGGTGCTCCCCACCTTCATCCTGGAGCCAAGGTCCTTTCTGGACAAACTGTCTGACTACTACTACCACGCAGACTTCCTCTCAGAGTAAGCCCTTCCCATGTTCTGCTTTTAAAGTCTTATCAAATAAATGGAGATAGAAAGATAGAAAAACCTTGCTTAtatcattttataaataaattaatgtCTGGCCATAAAAATATCAAACCATACTTTTAACAGATTCCTATCCACCTTTGActagtgttttattgtttttccttttggaaATACAACAAGGACTAAAGTGTAGACAATTATGCAGGTCTTACACTAACTATTGAATTAGATTGTAGCGATATCCCCCATATTTACTCTGTAGTATTTAAGATGAAAGATGAAAACATATCTTTCTTTTCATTAATCTAGCAGTGATGTCTTGGTGTTGTAATGTGCCATGTCAATAGACTGGCTGAAATGTGTCACACTGGCCCTTTCATTGTATGTGTCAGGGAAAAGATTAAAGGTTACTATAGTGCACAGTAGCAGAGAAACACTTGCCGAGGATCAGTCTCAATCCGGACTCTGTTTCATTCTCAGGGCCGCAATTGAAGAGAACGCTTACAACCGGATGAAGAAGGTGGTGAAGTGGTACATCTCTGGATTTTACAAAAAGCCTAAGGTCAGGAGAATAAACACATTCTACCCACTTCATAAGCTTCATACAGTATTATAAAAGCCTGTTTCCAAACACCAGATGAAAACCCCAAATTATCCTATAAATCATTATAATTCATTCAAACTTTTTTCCAAATAATTGATTATTCCAAAATAATGAATGTTAAAATAGTGACTGTTTCTCAAAGTACTTTCTTTCTCAAAATATTTGCTTCGTATTGCAAAATAATGAGCTatctcaaaataataataacttatcTGGAAATAATGACTTAGTGTTTAAAGTTAACTAAATGTTTTGTCATCACATCGGTGGCAATGGGCTTCCATGGAGTTGACATGCTCCATGTTTATGTATATCGTACTAAAAGCATACTTAATGTTGGCTTTTAATTTTCAGGGGTTGAAGAAGCCTTATAACCCCATTATTGGAGAGACGTACCGCTGCATGTGGCTCCACCAGGCCACCAATAGCAAGACCTTCTACATAGGAGAACAGGTAAGAACTGCCGTGCTACTGTAGCGTACTACAGTACTAACTACTAGCAATCTGACCAAATAACTCGTATAGTAGGGGAGGTTGGATgactaaataaatcaaataaatctaTGGCTAACAGGGATGGTTTCGGCtgattttaattcaaatgagTTACCTTGTGTCTTTATATTTGCAGCAGTCAGTCCTACGACATCAGTGTGTTATTCTTTTCAGGTTTCGCATCATCCTCCAGTGTCAGCTTTCTACGTCAGCAACAGGAAGGACGGATTCTGTCTCAGTGGCAGCATCCTCGCCAAGTCAAAGTTCTATGGTACCCTCACACAACTAAAATACCTAGTCACCTCAAATAACAACAATATTTGTTCTCCTGCTTTAATATGTGCCAGCACATCTGTCTACTGACTACTACTGTTCTTCACATTGCAGGAAACTCCCTGTCGGCCATATTGGACGGGGAGGCTCGGCTGACTTTCCTCAACAGAGGAGAAGACTATGTGATGAACATGCCCTATGCTCACTGTAAAGGTCAGTGCAACCCGACAGTTATCACAACACAATCTCAGTCCAGTAGTGCTTTGTTTTTAAGTTACTGTAATGTTGCTTGTCTCATTTTAAAAGCTAGAACAAGTTGCTTGGCTCTGAGCGTCTGAGAGTTTCCCATATGTCGGTGCTGAATGAGATTCCTGTTGGGGCTTTTTCATTGGGTAGGCATCCTGTATGGCACCATGACTCTGGAACTGGGCGGTCAGATCACCATCGCGTGTGAGAAAACAGGATACAGTGCTCAGCTTGAGTTCAAACTGAAGGTATGGCTGTGTTTAATAGAAACATTCTTATTAAAGAGGAGATCATTTTAGTGCTTTTTTTAGATGGGAACATTTAGAGCGGTTTATAGCTATTAGAGAATAGAAAACGCTAATGTTTTGTGGGGTTGTATGATATACTACTTCAGAGTTTCTATTGCTGTAGAAATAGTTAAGATGCCTATAAAGAGATCTTTTAGGCGTCTACCACTACCCTCCTGTCCCTTTAAGAGGGAACTCCTCAAGCCTTTCTAGATACAGCACCTAAAGGAGtttaaatcaaaagaaaacagtttcttACATGATTTTTCTGAATGTCTTACCCCACCACGCCATCGCAAACTCCACCATGCCAATCCTTCTCCAACCCCTGAAAATGCCCCCTCCTCCATTCCACCAATCATCCCATCAACGGCATTATGCCATCGCAAACTAGCGACAGGTACACATCAGAGAACGCTAACAAGGAATCAATACGTTTCCTTTTCAAATACAGATATTGATTGGCGTCTCTGTTACACCGTTCTGAACCATTAAGTTGACGTACTTTTATCAGTAAGCCATATTGGaagttaatttttaattttaatatttttttgttaaattgggcataaatctttttttgaagCGTTTTTTCCATGACTGAAGCTCGCAGAAGATCAGCCACACAAAAACTACTATAGACACACAACTATAGATGAAATGACACATAATAAACCACAGTATTTCTTTATCCACAGTAACGGCAGCAAGTAATCTGTCTGTGCATGTATCTCCCCTCTTCAAACCCCCatgtcctctttcctctcctatCCTTCCCCGTCAACACCTTTTTGTCTTTGGGCTCCTTCGGTCCTGTGTTCCTGcttttcctgccccccccccaccttcctctcctgctgctcttctctcgTTCCTCCAGCCGTTTCTAGGCAGCAGTGACTGCGTCAATCAAGTCTGTGGAAAGATCAAGCTAGGGAAGGAAGTTTTGGCTACACTGGAAGGACACTGGGTGAGACACATTTTCCACACGACTGCATGCCGTTTGGATCTGCAGTCTTGGCTTTAGATTGCATCCTGCATGTCTTTAGGCTGGTAAAGAGAGCTTtttgacccccctcccctcttccgcAAACCCACCACAGGACAGTGAGATCTTCATCAACGACAAGAAGACAGGGACGGTGGACACCTTTTGGAACCCGACAACAGAGCTGAGGCAGAGTCGACTGACACGCTGTACCGTCCCACCAGAGGAGCAGGGAGAACTTGAATCGGAAAGGTGGACTTTTGACCCTCAGCAGATCCTGAAACATGAGAGCGTGGCCTTTTAAATCGTTGCCTTTCAATGTAGTTTCTGTGGCCGAATTCACCTCTCACCCTTTCAGCATTTGGATATATTTTTAGGATTGTCTTTAAAAATCTGACTGTTCAAACTTTTTAGGTCACGCCCACTACGGCGCCTTTCCTTCTTTCCCTCTGTTAGAGCAGATGAactgcactttatgcttaatatttttaaacttttttaatattttaaattcttaactctaactttattttcttgttttatactaacccatagccttattctactaaaccattgcattagcatttcattttactttattttattacttgtgcactgctgtcttgttgtctattgttacactggctactgtcacgcaccaaccgccaagacaaattccttgtatgtttgacatattttggcaataaatgttttctgattcctgattcatgACTCTGTTCCCTCTTTATCCCCAGACTGTGGCAGCACGTGACGCGGGCCGTCAACAACAAGGACCAGACCGAGGCCACCAATGAGAAGTTCCTCCTGGAGGAAGTTCAGCGGAAGTCCGCCCGAGAACGGAAAGCCAAGTGCGAGGAGTGGAACCCTGCCCTGTTTGAGCAGGACCCTGTCACCGGGGAGTGGCATTACAGATATGCAGAGTGAGTGGCTCCTCCAGTGGGTTCAGTCAGGTTAGAGTAGGCGGTAGGATCTAACAAGGGCTCCTTTGTATCTAGTGCCTTTACCTCAGCACTACAGCATACTATTAATAGGAGGAGCTTAGCAATATCAGCAACAAAGAAGAATGGCTGCCAGATTTTTGGTTTTATATATATCAGTAACATATtggcctttattttttttatgtaaacaaTCAAAATCCCTATAATTTAGTCTCCAAATCATTGTGACCAAGGTTTGAGATATACTGAGCCAATCATATTCTGCAATGAAAATAACGCTTGTCAGCGTGCATAGTTGACAAACAATGGAGACGGTTTTCACACAATTGGAGGCTATTTGTGTGTCGAGCAGATATCAGACAGTGTTATCTGTCTACCTTGTCATTGGTCAGGCTGTATTTAAAATTATCAAACATATTCATCTTGACAAGGGTCTATAACTAATGTTATAAAAAGATTGATAACAGATGCCCAACACTGATCCTTGTTGCAGTTTGTAGGtcaaatatttgaaagaaaatcgTATTGTGGGATGTTGTGCATTCATCTTTAATTAGAATTACATAAATAGCCCCTTAAGTACTTTTTGTACTCTTAGGACGTATACTTAGGTTTCAGAGTTCTGTTACAAGGCCGTTTGCGCTTCCATCTTCAATATGGACTCATCCGGTGTGACAGGGCGCCATCTAGTATCAATTCGACATAACTGCAGAGCCGCTGTCAAACTGGTCTGGGTGATTATTATTGTAATTCCTCGTCTTTGTCATCCTTTCTCCCCCATGTCTCCCCCACACCTGTCCCACTGTTttctcttcctcaccctctgtgtctctccgtCCCTCCCCAGCACAAGGCCATGGGATCCGCTCAACGACCTGATCCAGTTCGAGAAAGACGGCTGTATCCAGACCAAGGTCCGACACCGCACCCCTATGGTACGTTCTGGCAGTCTTATTAGTCTGAGTAACCAGGGGCCGCGGAGGGACAATTGCAAGTGCCAGGTAGGTCGTCCCGATCGAAAACCgccatttatatatttttaaaaaaatgaaagaaagcagCCCGCCACCCCCCACGCAGCACCCGGTGCATCGTTTTCATTGTCgcttcttctctttgtgttgtCCTCGCTGTGCTGCCATTGCCGCTGCCGCCactgtctttctttttgtacctgtcttttcttttcctacCACCCGACACCTGCTGTTCCCTTTGTATGGGAGGGAAGGTCATGTCAAAGTGCATGCTAAAGTAAGTGGTTGAGCAGATGTTCTTTCCTTTTCAGTCAAAATTAAAGCTAGTAAGTGTAATAACCTCCACTCAGTAGGCACTTTAAATGCCTTTGATGGTGTTTGTTAGGATGCAGCACTCATAAAATTGACTGCAATATGGTGAAATATACGTTGAAATCATCTTTATtcacttcatatatatatatacatatatatagagatagagTTATATAGAGAGATAGATCTATAGATGTATGTATATATCTCTGCAAATCACATTTCTAAAGTGAAATGATAATAAACCCTTTTAAGGATTTAAATGGTATTCTTCAAGAATGTCTTAAAAATTGTGACACCATTAGCTAACAGTATGTAGAGAAAATCGTACGTTTTTTTCCtcacttatttgtttttctcccataCAAAGtctaaaagagagaaaatccaTTACATCACCCGAGCGACCAGCCCCTGGCCGCTTCAGGGTGCTCGCCACGCGCTCCCCATCCATCACCTGTTCTTCATTTTGTCTGTTTCCACGCTGTTTGCCCACCAAGTGTCAACTCCTGCTAAGCAGCTCGGCGCTTGTGATGTGTTGAGGCGCCGGAGGCCgtctgtgcagctgctgtgagCCCGTTTGATCAGTGTaaccgcctgccaagggcccaGGCTCTGCTTACGTATGCTCATTGCTTTAGCTTTTGAGGTACTGCGTACAGAAGTCACAAGAGACACATTTGATACAGGTGGTTCTAGTTTGATACAGTTTTCGGTTAAAAAACCCTTTTTCTAGAATAGTTTTCCTTAgcgaaagaaaacaattaagaTCAGACAAATGAAATGGAGCAccagttttttcttcattttaccaGCTTCTCAGAAGTTATTTTATCCTTTTTTGAATAAATTCCTGGCTCGCTTTTGATCTGTGATATTTTTGGGCTGCCAACCTTTAATTCAACTTTGAAACCTGTTTTTCTTCATAAAGAAATGTCCTCACATTAAATAAAGCATTAAGAATGAGAGCTTGATCTTGTTGGACCACTTCAATGAGCTCTTGGCAGACAGACATGACTGGCGATGTACCTGCATGCCTTTTACACGCCAATACCGACCAGCATGtttatgaatgtgtttgtttggagggggggggggggctcttgcaTCATAACATtataatgttttattgattgGTAAACAAATCAGTTTATATAGTATTCTGCTTTTTGCTTGTATAGATGAGTTGTTATCATGAGTTTTTATCTGCGCTCATTTGGGTGTAGCTGTTATCTGTGTGGCCTTTTGGGTTTGACCTCTTtccccttttgtgtgtgtgtgtgtgtgtgtgtgtgtgtgtgtgtgtgtgtgtgtgtgtgtgtgtgtgtgtgtgtgtgtgtgtgtgtgtgtgtgtgtgtgtgtgtgtgtgtgtgtgcgcgcttatGCATggatttgtgcatgtgtgtttgtgtgtaggtgaCGGTGCCAAAGAGGAAACACAAGAGTGACAAGTCTAAGAGCCGAGAGAGTGGCTGCTCCTCACCTGAACCCGACCGCCAAGACTCATCTGGCAGCGAACGTAAGTCCtgctcatttacacacacacacacacacacagacactaattGAGACTAACTTTATCAATAATTGGTTATACTGACCCACAGTATATTGTCTAAATATACAGATGCAATATAACATGATCAATGGCAGAACACAACAGCCATAGAGGCGGTAGAAAATGTCTAGGTAACAGCTGGGctagattttcatttttttgtacatGTATAATTGCTGTTGAAATACTAGTCACATGTTACCTAGACAGCGATAAAGCTTTCACTTTCTAACCAATCTGCAGAAGGCCAAAAGACTGCTAGTAGTAGGCTGAGACTGAGTAAGTAAACCGCACATTCTGGTGGTGTTAGGGGTGTCTTGTGATGGTGGAGGAACCTTGGTTATATTTCATACTTCATTCAGTCCAAGCGTCGAAAGTTCGTTGTTAGTTAGAATCGtcaatgttaaaaaatatatggcGATATGGTATTTATCTAAAAAATGGAACTTTGCTTTGAATTCAATCCCAcacgcctccccctcccccaaaatGCCAAAGAGACAATTCTAttcttttaaatacaaatattttgtctttcttgCCATTAACAGTAGTATGAGCTGTGTACTAATAGGTTGGATGCTGTCAGAGGACATAATTACCTATAAGAGAGACGAGTGTGacagtgaaaactgttttcagtttttaatcGTTAACCAATCCAGCCATCCTTCAATATGCTGATGCTTATTgcattttattgattataatATTAGGAATTATTGTTGTATAACTGGGGAAGAATAGATGTCTATTCATTAATGTACTTGGGTCATATTTCCCTGAgttatgtcaaatgttttgaaattgtattgtatttggtGAACAGATAAAATGCAGAAGTCGTAATGAACACACTTTGTCACAGGACACAAAAGCAAGCATAACAGTCGGCTGAGGAAAAAAGGGGCCGACCTCTGTGAACTTCAAAGTGCCATTGAATCCATAAAGAAGACGCAGGAGGACATTAACAGGTGAGAAGGGCATCCGTCACACCGTCCCGTTGGCCGGCACATGGCTGCTGCCATTCAAGCCTCTACACATGACCACTGTGTGCTTGCAGGAACATCAGCGTGCTGCGGAGCCGTGCGGCCGGCCGGGTGGAGGGCAGTTCTTTCCTCCAGCAGCGGGACTACATCATCATCGttttcctcatcctccttcagGTCCTGATCAACTATGTCTTCAAGTAGCAGCCATACCCTGAGGAGAGAGACCGTGATgtcctctcacacacgcacacatgaaaAAACTCAATAAACACCCAATGAACTTTAGGCATCATGACTTCGAGacatgaactttgacctctcaCAATAAGTGACTCAGACACTCTTCTCGTCTGTCTTTATTTAATCCAGCTACACACGTCCAGAGAAGTGGAGACTcactcacacaaagacacttttaaataaaacatgttatttttaaCCGGCCCATTCCAAATACCCTGGAATGGGCTGCAGATTCCAAAAGCGAAGAGGAGGAGCGGCTTTAAGGAGAAGTAGTTGGAGGGGAGATTTTGTCGTGATTTCTTTTGTCGCTGTGGAGCTTGTTGATTTGCCTTGATGTAAGAGGCAAAGACAGCAGCCATTGTTATTAGTTTatagctgttttgtttttttgttctttttccaaTGGAGTAAAACTACTTTGATTCACATTTCAAACCACAGGGAAGCGTTTAACATGGAGACAAGTACCATATGGCTCATATGGCAACACAGATTTAAAGAGAAGTAAACCTTTAATTTGAATGTTCTTTTGTTAACGTTTTGCTCTTCTGCTCGGTATGTCTTTTGTGAAAAGGGGTCTGCTCGGGACAAAAGGCATAAGGGAGCGAAAAACAAATGGGTCCAATCtatgtgacatttatttttttattattgggtACTTTAATATGAGGCCGGGTTTCCATGTGTAGAACCGGACAAGGAAGACAAATGATACAAGGGACATAGTCAGAAGGTACATAGGCTAAGAGTTTCTGCTGTATATCAAATCTTCTCCTTTGGGATGCGAAATCAATGTTGAAAGACCGAAGTCGGCGTCGTTGTAGACTGGAGGTAGCATGTACAGACTGAGGAGCGTGGTTAGGACGTTAGCGCTATGTACAGTATTTTGACTTGGGGCACAAATGCACTGGAAATGTCACATCGGTGTTATTAGCAAAAAAAATGTACGTGGAAATTCTTTTAGATCTCTGCTCAGAGggtcaaaatatgtttttgggTGATTTCCCATGAGCCTCAGTGACCACTGCCCTAGTTGCAGATAAAGGGAGTTGGTACGTTTTAATCAGTCAGCAAGGTTCTCTGAAATCAACCAAGACATGCACTTTCTTGCTTggagttagatgagaagatcgACCCTCACGCTCGTTCAATGCAACTAGCAGCTGCtcagcttagcataaagagtGGGAACGGAGAAAACTTTCCATTTTTTAACTTAAAACTAAAAGTGAGTATGTGTATTTCCCTAAATAAATTCtgttaacatttaaaaacaaccattGATCCATCCCATCTATCTGCAAACcgcctgcacacagggtcgcgggggggctggagtctatccaaGCCAactcctggattggtcgccagccaatcgcagggctaacacagagacatacaaccattcacactcacgttcacacatctacgggcaatttaaagtccccaatcaacctgatccccagagcatgtctttggactgtgggaggaagccggagaacctggagagaacatgcagactccacacagaccaggaccttcttgctgtgaggcgacagtgctaaccaccacaccaccgtgccgccctaaaAACAACAATCGTATCTTGAAATTGAGTTTAATTATCCGTGTGTTgtgccatcacacacacacacaacctaaaAGATGCAAAGAGGAGCTGATCTGAGGTCATGTAAAAACCTCCTCTAGACGGAGGAGAAAGTCCCAACGTCCCCTCAGCTGCTGACTGCAGACACTTCACAGTCCAATTCAGAGCAACGATGACCGCTTTCAGTGCTTTTGTGCCTCAGATGTTTACCAGGAGAACTAGTATAGACACTTTAGTAAGCTACTGGTGGGAGGAGATAGACTTTTTCTAACTACTACTATCACCACAGTTAACCATTCCAAATGTACGCGAGTACCAGCCAAACTCGGTGTGTAGAGTAGGAGACGACCCCGTTCACTGTGTAAATACCCGGAGGGACGGCGCGTGGCGTTTCAGCACCGCGGCTCTTGAAGCAGACACTCCCGCGCTCTGTGCACAAGCCAGTCTTTTCAaccttgtgtgtctttctgtccacTGCTCTGTAGATACACATGGACATtagcaagaaaacaaacacaaagaaaacggATTAGTGGGGTACACGATTAGATCAAAGAGGCCTCAAATTGTCGCTGTTACTCGTCACGTAGTTGctaaaataaagatgcttttggAAATTTCACAAGTATAAACCGTGGTTCTAATCTGTTGCCTTCCTCTTGAGAAAGAAGATTTTGCCATTTTAAAGACTgggaaataatgaaataaaagactccatgaaaaggtaCAAGTTTAAGAGGGCTGTGTTTAgcacagaaaaaacacttttttgggGATTATTTTTCAGCATCGATCCACAAAAAAAGGCAGCATAATACAAGCCCCACCGGACCTTTCTATGACCCGCTCTGGCCAACATGTCCCACCAAAGATGCAACTAACTGACCACTAATTCAGGCAATTCGAAATGCTCCCAAACACCGTACCTGAACATTGATACCGTGTCATGATGTTGGCCTTGTTGACGTTTACACATCCCATTGCCTCCGCCGTCAGCAGACTGTTGAGCGTTGATAACTCTGTAATGCTAACACAGGTATAAAGAAAGATGTTGGGAGCCCACTGTACCCCCCCGTAAGTTACCCGGCTGGCCCGTGTGTATCTGTACGAGTATTTTTGTGTATCCTCATTGCCTCATCTTAAAAGGAGAATCCAGATATCAGAATGTGGAGAAATAAGTATATACCAGTGCCTTCTAGAGTCGGACCTGGGAGGGGGTAGATATGTGGGAGGAGGCTGCGGTGTGGGTGAGCTCATGATGATGGCAATAACCTGGAATAAGTCCATATGCTGGGGGACCCTGACGCGGCGCGGCTGTAGTCACTGTGGTGCTTCCGAGGGGACGTGCCATAAGAAGCCTTAGCAACAAGTGTGACTGCGACCCCAGAGCTCACCATCCCAccgcccccttcccctcccctcccctcccctcccctcccctcccttccccaaAGCATCAACATAGTAAATCACCAGTAGGTTTTCCGGATGCTTATTCCTGCCACTGCAGAGAGAGAtcgagagaggaagggagagagagaccactCCTCTACGTGGGCCCCTTcgtccctctctcgctctctcgtgTACCAAAATAAACAGGTCTgctgtctgttgttgttgttgttgctgtgtcTGTACAAtaatacgttttatttattcctcTTTTGTATGTGGGTTTATGTTGATTTGCTTCAGCTTGTAGCTGTAGGTCAATGCTGATTTTAAATTTACACAAAGTTGGTTTTATCCCTAAACTCGTGACTTGACTGTCCTCAGCTTGtgcacactgcccccccccccccccccccccccccctccgtcacaCATACACAGCTACCCTTTTTCCAATCTGAGGATGTGAATATATTTACTGTATTTCCATGGAAACCGTAACTTCCTGTAAGTTTATGGTCAATGtaacataacagaataaaaacaaatggcaTCCTGGGTCGGTCACTGTCAATCGCAACCGTATTCTTGCATTTGTTATTCATTCTGTATTTATTGGTGTTGTATGAGGGGGTGAGGACGGTCATTACTCTTAAGTTTATCTCCATTATGAAAATTGAAAGATGGATACAATCTAGACCACATATGGACCCTTGTTCATTAagtcaaagacaaaaacatgttgaacaataataaataataacagcaAAAACTAAAGGTAAAAAATAGATAAAATCATTGCGCGTCTCTTCTTGCACGTACATCTTTATGAGGACGCACATCTGTTGTCAACCTTCAGATTGAGGATGTTTTGGCACTTTTTCAAGACCTGTTTGAAGGTTCAGACATGTTCAGATATTTTAGGTTCAGGTCAGGTAAGTGAATTTCCTCATAACATACAGTCTTGGGCGTCTCTCCCCTTTATTCGTGCTGCTGTAGCAGGTTGGTAAATAATCCTTGACACTGGAAAGGCATTTAAGCTGCCGAGGATgcctgaaaaaaagatttactttCATTAATGCTTTGCTAAGGGCCATTC
This window contains:
- the osbpl8 gene encoding oxysterol-binding protein-related protein 8 isoform X4 → MESSSESQQEPEKTLHHAELREHHVTSAAVGCADDTILLTPSRMSQRQVKERDKEKEKEAGLQTPSRELVASPSSLSPGVSYSHGFERGKEDLLPLPLKEDSHSISKSKSETKLYNGSDKDVSASGGKLTKKESLKVQKKNYREEKKRATKELLSTITDPSVIVMADWLKIRGTLKSWTKLWCVLKPGVLLIYKTHKNGQWVGTVLLNACELIERPSKKDGFCFKLFHPLEQSIWAVKGPKGEGVGSITQPLPSSHLIFRAASESDGRCWMDALELALKCSSLLKRTMIREGKEDMSTVATGGEHSINFYSLLRAHNIHGFQFNDSDHLKDPDLYSDKSDREGEQDHEESDPEGLEKSEESDSDTSERQDDSYIDLDPNELLRETPYLEQSHEELGEAGEAAQTETVSEENKSLIWTLLKQVRPGMDLSKVVLPTFILEPRSFLDKLSDYYYHADFLSEAAIEENAYNRMKKVVKWYISGFYKKPKGLKKPYNPIIGETYRCMWLHQATNSKTFYIGEQVSHHPPVSAFYVSNRKDGFCLSGSILAKSKFYGNSLSAILDGEARLTFLNRGEDYVMNMPYAHCKGILYGTMTLELGGQITIACEKTGYSAQLEFKLKPFLGSSDCVNQVCGKIKLGKEVLATLEGHWDSEIFINDKKTGTVDTFWNPTTELRQSRLTRCTVPPEEQGELESERLWQHVTRAVNNKDQTEATNEKFLLEEVQRKSARERKAKCEEWNPALFEQDPVTGEWHYRYADTRPWDPLNDLIQFEKDGCIQTKVRHRTPMVTVPKRKHKSDKSKSRESGCSSPEPDRQDSSGSERHKSKHNSRLRKKGADLCELQSAIESIKKTQEDINRNISVLRSRAAGRVEGSSFLQQRDYIIIVFLILLQVLINYVFK
- the osbpl8 gene encoding oxysterol-binding protein-related protein 8 isoform X7; translation: MSQRQVKERDKEKEKEAGLQTPSRELVASPSSLSPGVSYSHGFERGKEDLLPLPLKEDSHSISKSKSETKLYNGSDKDVSASGGKLTKKESLKVQKKNYREEKKRATKELLSTITDPSVIVMADWLKIRGTLKSWTKLWCVLKPGVLLIYKTHKNGQWVGTVLLNACELIERPSKKDGFCFKLFHPLEQSIWAVKGPKGEGVGSITQPLPSSHLIFRAASESDGRCWMDALELALKCSSLLKRTMIREGKEDMSTVATGGEHSINFYSLLRAHNIHGFQFNDSDHLKDPDLYSDKSDREGEQDHEESDPEGLEKSEESDSDTSERQDDSYIDLDPNELLRETPYLEQSHEELGEAGEAAQTETVSEENKSLIWTLLKQVRPGMDLSKVVLPTFILEPRSFLDKLSDYYYHADFLSEAAIEENAYNRMKKVVKWYISGFYKKPKGLKKPYNPIIGETYRCMWLHQATNSKTFYIGEQVSHHPPVSAFYVSNRKDGFCLSGSILAKSKFYGNSLSAILDGEARLTFLNRGEDYVMNMPYAHCKGILYGTMTLELGGQITIACEKTGYSAQLEFKLKPFLGSSDCVNQVCGKIKLGKEVLATLEGHWDSEIFINDKKTGTVDTFWNPTTELRQSRLTRCTVPPEEQGELESERLWQHVTRAVNNKDQTEATNEKFLLEEVQRKSARERKAKCEEWNPALFEQDPVTGEWHYRYADTRPWDPLNDLIQFEKDGCIQTKVRHRTPMVRSGSLISLSNQGPRRDNCKCQVTVPKRKHKSDKSKSRESGCSSPEPDRQDSSGSERHKSKHNSRLRKKGADLCELQSAIESIKKTQEDINRNISVLRSRAAGRVEGSSFLQQRDYIIIVFLILLQVLINYVFK